The proteins below are encoded in one region of Qipengyuania sp. HL-TH1:
- a CDS encoding TonB-dependent receptor, translating into MPATISAQTTSRTGAEVDGETDTVEEISPTAETGEGNTIIVTATRREARLQDVPLGITAFSQEELTEKGIVGYERLALETPGVVLNRPTQNFNNFTARGISTNGYSAGLQAPVAIYVDELPISANGNSTILDPNLYDVERVEFLRGPQGTLFGSGSLAGAMRIITKSPNPNRWEASALVDLGYTEGGGLRQRYNGMVNVPIAEDVFAFRAVGYYRNEDGWVDNIGTGIEDANSLEAYGIRAAFLIEPSSDFSIKLSVNKEVSNPADSALTNPDLGTYVRRTAQPDLFQSDLLALNATVNVDLGFADLVSSTTYSDLTGDFIVDLAGTYNQLVPFSLDAVGYDDIFVQEVRLASSHGGPFEWILGGFYFDKRRDVDFDYRTTQQFLDQTGVTAFSDLYYQRFKNYTDISEKAVFGELTYRFSDSFWATGGLRYGQVDVQTTTRGGGYNSNFLTVGFCTVFTPQCGGFIPPLTLAPIQPAVGLLASDDKLSWKGSISFKPTPNLTTYATVSTGFRPPVVNARAGLAPPASAPDDIVIPDGASSDKLTNYEIGLKGSFFDNRLTANLAAFYIDWNNIQVQANRVSDTIQFATNIGGAVSKGIEFELVARPVDGVRLQASGAYIDARIDDLSPGEAAISGAEDGIRLATPKFSGSATAAYTFAVGDTETAFVSGNVAYVGSYPGLFPNVPGQPGVPSPQYGVTDEYVFANAYAGLNITPDFVITAYVENVFDNDAITYVHPEAFLDGRHGRLRPRTFGVRSSYVF; encoded by the coding sequence GTGCCAGCCACAATTAGCGCACAGACCACGAGCAGGACTGGTGCCGAGGTCGATGGCGAAACGGACACTGTCGAAGAAATTTCGCCCACCGCCGAGACTGGCGAGGGCAACACCATCATTGTCACTGCAACGCGGCGCGAGGCCCGGCTGCAGGACGTTCCATTGGGCATCACGGCTTTCAGCCAGGAAGAGCTGACCGAAAAGGGCATCGTAGGTTACGAACGTTTGGCTCTTGAAACCCCGGGCGTCGTGCTCAACCGGCCGACCCAGAACTTCAACAATTTCACGGCCCGCGGGATTTCCACCAACGGCTACAGCGCGGGTTTGCAGGCCCCGGTCGCGATCTATGTCGACGAACTCCCGATCTCTGCGAACGGGAACTCGACGATCCTCGACCCTAACCTTTACGATGTCGAACGCGTCGAATTCCTGCGCGGTCCGCAAGGTACCCTGTTCGGTTCGGGCTCGCTTGCCGGCGCGATGCGGATCATCACCAAGTCTCCAAACCCCAACCGGTGGGAGGCGTCCGCTCTGGTCGATCTTGGATACACCGAGGGCGGCGGGCTTCGCCAGCGGTACAACGGGATGGTCAATGTGCCGATCGCCGAGGACGTCTTCGCCTTCCGCGCGGTCGGCTATTATCGCAACGAGGATGGCTGGGTCGACAATATCGGCACGGGCATCGAGGATGCCAATTCGCTCGAGGCCTATGGTATTCGCGCCGCCTTCCTGATCGAGCCCTCGAGCGACTTTTCGATCAAGCTGTCGGTCAACAAGGAAGTCAGCAACCCTGCCGATTCCGCGCTGACGAACCCGGATCTCGGCACCTATGTCCGCAGGACCGCCCAGCCCGATCTCTTCCAGAGCGACCTGTTGGCCCTCAATGCCACCGTGAACGTCGATTTGGGCTTCGCCGACTTGGTCAGTTCGACGACCTATTCGGACCTGACCGGCGACTTTATCGTCGATCTTGCGGGCACCTACAACCAGTTGGTGCCCTTCTCGCTCGACGCGGTCGGATATGACGACATCTTCGTGCAGGAAGTGCGCTTGGCATCCTCGCATGGCGGGCCGTTCGAATGGATCCTGGGCGGGTTCTATTTCGACAAGCGGCGAGATGTCGACTTCGACTATCGCACGACGCAGCAGTTTCTGGATCAGACAGGCGTCACGGCATTTTCCGACCTCTATTACCAGCGCTTCAAGAACTACACCGACATCAGCGAGAAGGCGGTGTTCGGCGAGCTGACCTATCGCTTTAGCGACAGTTTCTGGGCGACCGGTGGCTTGCGTTATGGGCAAGTCGATGTGCAGACGACCACCCGCGGCGGCGGCTATAACAGCAACTTCCTGACAGTCGGCTTCTGCACCGTGTTCACGCCACAATGCGGGGGCTTTATCCCACCCTTGACCCTCGCGCCGATCCAACCTGCGGTCGGCCTGTTGGCGTCCGATGACAAGCTCTCGTGGAAAGGGAGTATCTCCTTCAAGCCGACGCCGAACCTGACCACCTATGCGACGGTATCGACCGGCTTTCGTCCGCCGGTGGTCAATGCGCGGGCCGGGCTCGCGCCTCCCGCCAGCGCCCCTGATGACATCGTCATTCCCGACGGTGCGAGCTCGGACAAGCTGACCAATTACGAAATTGGTTTGAAAGGCAGTTTCTTCGATAATCGCCTCACTGCCAATCTGGCTGCCTTCTATATCGACTGGAACAATATCCAGGTTCAGGCCAACCGGGTATCCGACACCATCCAGTTCGCCACCAATATCGGCGGCGCTGTCAGCAAGGGCATCGAATTCGAATTGGTCGCGAGGCCGGTCGACGGCGTCCGGCTACAGGCGAGCGGCGCCTACATCGATGCGCGGATCGATGATCTGTCACCCGGCGAAGCGGCGATTTCGGGTGCCGAAGACGGCATTCGGCTGGCGACGCCCAAATTCTCGGGTTCGGCCACGGCGGCATATACGTTTGCTGTCGGCGACACCGAGACCGCGTTCGTCAGCGGCAACGTCGCCTATGTCGGTTCGTACCCCGGCCTGTTCCCGAATGTACCGGGCCAGCCGGGCGTACCGTCCCCGCAATACGGCGTGACCGACGAGTATGTGTTCGCCAATGCCTATGCCGGGCTGAACATCACACCGGACTTCGTGATTACGGCCTATGTCGAAAACGTCTTCGACAATGATGCGATCACCTACGTACATCCCGAAGCCTTCCTCGACGGGCGCCATGGGCGACTGCGGCCGAGAACATTCGGCGTGCGGTCCAGCTACGTCTTCTGA
- a CDS encoding tannase/feruloyl esterase family alpha/beta hydrolase, producing the protein MKRTHRIAILAASALGWSLPGAALAKPVEDDVAARCAALSNVRLADTTIESAIMVPARADETTLAGDVPGYPGFCRVVARVRSEPGSDIGVELWLPARGWAGVFHGNGSGGFAGNFTLGYSGMAEGLRRGFATATTDAGTAPATPLEGDALIGHPRKWRDWGRRSTHVMTTTGKALTKAFYGREARKSYYTGCSTGGQMGLIEALYYPQDYDGILVGAPVMNRTWGHASVLWNYAAANREPGRVLSDAKLKLLNDAAIAACWKQGHGLAGDRFIMDPMSCSFDPQVLQCKAAASDTCLTAGEVETARAFYSGPTTRDGEPSFYGWLPGSEMPDAFGWSFLQKPVNHQPAFGGLFKWVFGAEWDWRDFDFDRDMSSVDQSLDKIVNDATRGSLANYAARGGKLIVFHGLADTLVPPGQSVDFFERHAARMGSSSALAENARLFMAPGMMHCGGGTGPDAFNSTLGIPPRPPSFDPQNDLFSALIAWAEEDEAPDRITATRFADDRSGKITMQRPLCPWPQRAVYRGVGSTDAASSFRCEAPAKP; encoded by the coding sequence ATGAAACGCACCCACCGCATCGCCATTCTTGCAGCGTCCGCATTGGGCTGGTCGCTCCCCGGAGCCGCGCTGGCGAAGCCGGTGGAAGATGATGTCGCCGCGCGATGTGCCGCGCTCTCCAACGTCAGACTGGCGGATACCACCATCGAGAGCGCGATAATGGTCCCTGCCAGGGCGGACGAAACGACCCTCGCGGGTGATGTGCCCGGCTACCCCGGGTTCTGCCGCGTTGTCGCGCGAGTGCGATCCGAACCTGGGTCCGATATCGGGGTCGAGCTGTGGTTGCCGGCGCGCGGCTGGGCCGGGGTCTTCCATGGCAATGGCAGCGGCGGCTTCGCGGGGAACTTTACGCTTGGATATTCGGGCATGGCCGAAGGGCTGCGGCGCGGCTTCGCGACCGCGACGACCGACGCGGGCACGGCGCCCGCCACCCCGCTGGAAGGCGATGCGCTGATCGGCCATCCGCGCAAGTGGCGCGACTGGGGCCGGCGTTCCACCCACGTCATGACGACCACCGGCAAGGCGCTGACCAAGGCGTTTTACGGCAGGGAAGCGCGCAAGTCCTACTACACCGGCTGTTCGACCGGCGGGCAGATGGGGCTGATCGAAGCGCTGTACTATCCGCAGGACTATGACGGCATCCTCGTCGGTGCACCGGTCATGAACCGCACCTGGGGGCACGCGTCGGTGCTGTGGAACTATGCTGCCGCGAACCGAGAACCCGGCCGGGTTCTATCGGACGCCAAGCTGAAACTACTCAACGACGCTGCCATCGCTGCCTGCTGGAAGCAGGGCCATGGCCTGGCGGGCGACCGCTTCATCATGGACCCGATGAGCTGTTCGTTCGATCCGCAGGTCCTCCAATGCAAGGCCGCAGCGTCGGATACGTGCCTGACAGCGGGCGAGGTGGAGACGGCGCGGGCGTTCTATTCCGGACCGACCACGCGCGACGGCGAGCCGAGCTTCTACGGCTGGCTACCGGGCAGCGAAATGCCCGATGCGTTCGGCTGGTCCTTCCTGCAGAAGCCGGTCAACCATCAGCCGGCCTTCGGCGGCCTGTTCAAATGGGTGTTCGGCGCGGAATGGGACTGGAGAGATTTCGATTTCGACCGCGACATGTCGTCGGTGGATCAAAGTCTCGACAAGATCGTCAATGATGCGACACGCGGCAGCCTGGCGAACTACGCCGCGCGCGGCGGCAAGCTGATCGTCTTCCACGGCCTCGCCGATACGCTGGTACCGCCCGGCCAGTCGGTCGATTTTTTCGAACGGCATGCCGCAAGGATGGGTAGTTCGAGTGCCCTGGCCGAGAATGCGCGGCTGTTCATGGCCCCGGGCATGATGCATTGCGGCGGGGGTACCGGACCCGATGCCTTCAACTCCACGCTGGGCATCCCGCCGCGTCCGCCATCGTTCGATCCGCAGAACGACCTTTTTTCTGCGCTGATCGCCTGGGCGGAGGAAGACGAAGCGCCCGACCGCATCACAGCGACGCGGTTTGCGGACGATCGTTCGGGAAAAATCACCATGCAGCGCCCCCTATGCCCGTGGCCGCAGAGGGCAGTGTATCGCGGGGTCGGATCGACCGATGCGGCGAGCAGCTTTCGCTGCGAGGCACCTGCGAAACCCTAG
- a CDS encoding MFS transporter, giving the protein MSAATATDTASRSSASARITLGMLAFVYVLNFLDRQLISILAKPIQDGLGITDGQLGLLTGFYFALFYCFIAIPIGWLADRTSRVKVLSAACAIWSAATAACGMAGTYGQLVVARMMVGVGEAGGVPPSYAIISDTFPRERRTTAMAIFNLGPPIGSALGVAFGASLAAAFDWRMPFYVIGGIGVVTAVVVYWVVREPKRGETDGLPVTTAPEVGPEGFVATILRFFRNPLLLTASLASGAGNFITYGLLNFTVLFLMREKGMTLEDVAVWYALVVGIGMSTGIYASGRIVDRFARRSKAAYATVPAASLVLALPFFIGFAWAPSWKIALAFLLVPMFLNSFFLSATVTFVQNEVAPERRVISGALLLLVMNFIGLGLGPTYVGMMSDFFRPAYGEHALQTAYYALAPMYLIGALLFLWLARLIKRAEAADPA; this is encoded by the coding sequence ATGAGCGCCGCGACTGCCACGGACACGGCATCCAGGTCGTCTGCGAGCGCGCGGATCACGCTGGGCATGCTTGCCTTCGTCTATGTGCTCAACTTCCTCGATCGACAGCTGATCTCGATCCTCGCCAAGCCGATCCAGGACGGGCTCGGCATTACCGATGGGCAGCTCGGCCTGCTTACGGGCTTCTACTTCGCGCTGTTCTACTGCTTTATCGCGATCCCGATCGGCTGGCTTGCGGATCGTACCAGCCGGGTGAAGGTCCTTTCCGCTGCATGCGCGATCTGGAGCGCGGCGACTGCCGCATGCGGTATGGCGGGCACTTACGGCCAGCTGGTCGTCGCCCGTATGATGGTCGGCGTGGGCGAGGCGGGCGGGGTTCCACCCTCCTATGCGATCATTTCCGACACCTTTCCGCGTGAGCGACGGACCACGGCGATGGCGATTTTCAACCTCGGTCCGCCGATCGGCTCCGCGCTTGGCGTCGCCTTTGGCGCATCGCTCGCCGCGGCGTTCGACTGGCGCATGCCTTTCTACGTGATTGGCGGGATCGGGGTAGTTACGGCTGTGGTGGTCTACTGGGTCGTGCGCGAGCCTAAGCGCGGTGAGACGGATGGCCTGCCGGTGACGACCGCGCCCGAGGTCGGCCCCGAAGGTTTTGTCGCGACCATCCTCCGCTTCTTCCGAAACCCGTTGCTGCTGACGGCTTCGCTGGCGAGTGGAGCCGGCAATTTCATCACCTATGGCCTGCTCAACTTCACCGTGCTGTTCCTGATGCGCGAGAAGGGCATGACTCTGGAAGATGTCGCGGTGTGGTATGCGCTGGTGGTGGGTATCGGGATGAGCACAGGCATTTATGCCTCGGGCCGGATCGTCGATCGCTTCGCGCGGCGCAGCAAGGCGGCCTATGCCACCGTGCCCGCTGCCTCGCTGGTGCTGGCCTTGCCGTTCTTCATCGGCTTCGCCTGGGCGCCGAGCTGGAAAATCGCGCTCGCCTTCCTCCTAGTGCCGATGTTCCTTAATTCCTTCTTCCTTTCGGCGACGGTCACCTTCGTTCAGAACGAAGTCGCGCCCGAACGGCGCGTCATTTCGGGCGCATTGTTACTTTTGGTCATGAACTTCATCGGGCTCGGGCTGGGACCGACCTATGTCGGAATGATGAGCGATTTCTTCCGCCCGGCCTATGGCGAACATGCGCTGCAGACAGCCTATTACGCGCTTGCTCCGATGTATCTCATCGGGGCACTTCTGTTCCTCTGGCTCGCCCGACTGATCAAGCGTGCGGAAGCGGCAGACCCAGCATGA
- a CDS encoding 3-hydroxyacyl-CoA dehydrogenase family protein yields the protein MKVGVVGAGLMGAEIALVFALAGHDVLLQDRSEEALSRAIERLRTLFDKGVAREFYESDAAKAALGRIAPVASISAMADCAMVTEAVPESLETKEEVLRVLDEACRPDCIIASNTSTLPISTLAAFLRPERRARFLGTHYFSPVSRMKLVEIIPAFATAPAIADDAITILEGIGKQPVRIKDVTGFAVNRMLHAMLIEAVKLVEEGVAGPADLDTACRLGLGHPIGPFAMMDVVTSDLCLQVQDILHDAYGERFRPPALLRQRVAAGYGGGRGNPGWLEESQ from the coding sequence ATGAAGGTTGGCGTCGTCGGCGCGGGCCTGATGGGGGCCGAGATAGCGTTGGTTTTCGCGCTGGCCGGCCACGATGTGTTGCTACAAGATCGCAGCGAAGAGGCGCTTTCGCGAGCCATCGAACGGCTTCGCACGCTCTTCGACAAGGGCGTCGCGCGGGAGTTCTATGAAAGCGATGCGGCCAAGGCGGCGCTCGGTCGGATCGCACCGGTCGCCTCGATAAGCGCGATGGCCGATTGCGCGATGGTGACCGAAGCCGTCCCCGAATCGCTCGAGACCAAGGAAGAGGTGCTGCGCGTGCTGGACGAGGCATGCCGGCCCGATTGCATTATCGCGTCGAATACCTCGACACTGCCGATCTCCACGCTTGCGGCCTTCTTGCGGCCCGAGCGGCGCGCGCGCTTTCTCGGCACGCATTACTTCTCGCCTGTTTCCCGGATGAAGCTGGTTGAAATTATTCCGGCTTTCGCGACCGCACCGGCAATCGCCGACGACGCGATCACGATCCTCGAAGGCATCGGAAAACAGCCGGTGCGGATCAAGGATGTCACAGGCTTCGCGGTCAACCGCATGCTCCACGCGATGTTGATCGAGGCGGTGAAACTGGTCGAAGAGGGCGTCGCCGGCCCCGCCGATCTCGACACCGCATGTCGCCTCGGCCTCGGCCATCCGATCGGTCCATTCGCGATGATGGACGTCGTGACATCCGATCTTTGTCTGCAAGTGCAGGACATACTGCACGATGCCTATGGCGAAAGATTCCGCCCGCCTGCTCTGCTCAGACAGCGGGTCGCCGCGGGGTATGGTGGCGGTCGGGGAAATCCCGGCTGGCTGGAAGAGAGCCAATAA
- a CDS encoding acetoacetate--CoA ligase — MNSVSTSLDLATPVPQIRLYRDWLQETRGIDFATYDELHRWSVEDLQGFWRSIWEWDRIQSPTAVSAVLSGEAMPDMRWFDGATLSYAQHVFSHVDAAEAAGQPAIVALDERGTSETIEWSELRRRAASLALDLRARGIAPGDRVAAYLPNIPAAVIGLLACASVGAVWTLCSPDMGTNAVLDRWRQTQPKALIAVDGVFYAGKALDRSAALAEILAQLPCIETVYLVPSDCAVRTMPDAVDFAAATARDDAAVAGFEPAMLPFDHPLWILYSSGTTGLPKAIVHGHGGVILATAAGRLHFDLGPSYAPNTFGERFHWYSASGWVMWNIQIGGLLSGTTICLFDGSPSGTKADPDWTRLWDFASRTGVTWFGAGAAFFANCRKAGVEIAGTVGVERIRALGSTGSPLPPDVQRWGTAQFAALGRPDIWWCNVSGGTEIAAAFMAGNPQLSDTPGRLQCRHLGAAVEAWDEHGNPVIEEVGELVCTKPFPNMPLYFWGDDDGSRYRDSYFGEWPGIWRHGDWLTVHEDGSCTISGRSDATINRHGVRMGTAEVYAAVEQLPAVADSMIIDLEDTQGGSKLVMFVVPSEGKAVDGDTRGAISAAIRTSLSPRFVPDRLIAAPGIPRTLSGKKQELPIKRLFAGWPAAKVINADASATPEVLPWYIDQAQAWQRDARSEADVRAEHTS; from the coding sequence ATGAATTCTGTCTCGACCAGCCTCGACCTGGCGACGCCCGTTCCACAAATCCGCTTGTATCGCGACTGGCTGCAAGAGACCCGGGGGATCGATTTCGCGACCTATGACGAACTGCACCGTTGGTCGGTCGAGGACCTCCAAGGATTTTGGCGCAGCATCTGGGAGTGGGACCGCATCCAGTCGCCGACTGCGGTAAGTGCGGTGCTGAGCGGCGAGGCCATGCCCGACATGCGGTGGTTCGATGGCGCCACGCTCAGTTATGCGCAGCATGTCTTCAGCCATGTCGATGCTGCGGAGGCGGCCGGCCAACCTGCAATCGTCGCATTGGACGAGCGCGGCACGAGCGAGACGATCGAGTGGTCCGAATTGCGTCGCCGGGCTGCCTCCCTCGCCCTCGATCTGCGCGCACGCGGGATTGCGCCAGGCGATCGGGTGGCGGCCTATCTGCCCAATATTCCAGCTGCGGTCATCGGTCTGCTGGCGTGCGCCAGCGTGGGTGCGGTGTGGACGCTGTGTTCACCCGACATGGGGACGAACGCCGTGCTCGATCGCTGGCGGCAGACGCAGCCCAAGGCCCTGATCGCGGTCGACGGGGTGTTCTACGCGGGCAAGGCCCTGGACCGCAGTGCCGCGCTGGCGGAGATCCTCGCACAGCTCCCGTGCATCGAAACCGTGTACCTGGTTCCGAGCGACTGTGCAGTGCGTACCATGCCCGACGCGGTCGACTTCGCCGCCGCCACCGCGCGCGACGACGCGGCCGTGGCCGGTTTCGAGCCCGCCATGCTGCCCTTCGACCATCCCTTGTGGATCCTCTATTCGAGCGGGACCACCGGTCTGCCCAAGGCGATCGTTCACGGCCATGGCGGTGTGATTCTGGCGACGGCTGCCGGGCGGCTCCATTTCGATCTCGGGCCGAGCTATGCTCCGAATACCTTTGGTGAGCGATTCCACTGGTACAGCGCCAGTGGTTGGGTGATGTGGAACATCCAGATCGGCGGACTGCTGAGCGGCACAACCATTTGCCTGTTCGACGGATCGCCCAGCGGGACGAAGGCCGATCCCGACTGGACCCGACTGTGGGATTTCGCGAGCCGGACGGGCGTCACCTGGTTCGGCGCGGGCGCGGCCTTCTTCGCCAATTGCCGCAAGGCCGGGGTCGAGATCGCGGGGACCGTCGGGGTCGAACGCATCCGCGCTCTCGGCAGCACCGGATCGCCCTTGCCCCCGGACGTACAACGCTGGGGCACCGCGCAGTTCGCCGCACTCGGGCGTCCGGACATCTGGTGGTGCAATGTCAGCGGGGGAACCGAGATCGCTGCCGCTTTCATGGCTGGCAATCCCCAACTGTCCGACACGCCGGGCCGGTTGCAATGCCGCCACCTCGGCGCCGCTGTCGAGGCGTGGGACGAACATGGCAATCCAGTGATCGAGGAAGTCGGCGAACTGGTCTGCACGAAGCCCTTCCCGAACATGCCGCTGTATTTCTGGGGTGATGACGACGGGAGCCGGTATCGCGATTCCTACTTCGGCGAATGGCCGGGCATTTGGCGTCACGGCGACTGGCTGACGGTTCACGAGGATGGCAGTTGCACCATCTCGGGCCGCAGCGATGCCACCATCAACCGCCATGGCGTGCGGATGGGGACCGCGGAAGTATACGCTGCAGTCGAGCAGCTGCCGGCCGTTGCAGATTCCATGATTATCGATCTTGAAGACACGCAGGGGGGTAGCAAGCTGGTCATGTTCGTCGTCCCGAGCGAAGGCAAGGCAGTCGATGGAGACACGCGAGGCGCTATCTCAGCTGCAATCCGCACGAGTCTCTCGCCGCGCTTCGTGCCCGACCGGCTGATCGCCGCACCAGGTATCCCGCGCACACTTTCGGGCAAGAAGCAGGAACTGCCGATCAAGCGGCTGTTCGCCGGGTGGCCAGCAGCCAAGGTGATCAATGCCGATGCCAGCGCAACGCCTGAGGTGCTGCCATGGTACATCGATCAGGCGCAGGCATGGCAGCGCGATGCGCGGTCCGAGGCCGATGTTCGTGCGGAGCATACTTCATGA
- a CDS encoding TonB-dependent receptor plug domain-containing protein codes for MLILPVTAHAQTDPGGDQLESTEIEAPAAGSEDVIVVTGTSIRGVPPTGSDLITVTREDVKQIGAASTPELLATVPQLNSFNTAPRVSNGGVGSFAPGLRGLPTAATLPLMNGHRLISGSVQQTNPDYPLIPELAVERVEIVADGASAIYGSEAVAGVINFITRKRVSGLETNFRYGFADDYDALNAGAIFGQDWGTGSVVLAYQYPQNSNITGADRDYRSLDFRSEGGIDTRSTVCPDANVNLFAGTIYAAPSLEPGVNTCDARGPVDLLPESRAHSGLISVRQDLSDRITVWGDVLYSDRKDTVQAALPGQTFVLITAANPYFRAPPGTGSVFGYFDFRPDRLVGDDHFDQTYRVRTGNATVGVDIDLPGDFQASVYGTYNWSRNDTLQPGIDTTALTAAAAGTTPSTALDPFGYETDPAVVAAILDNPTNFTNRQRTRIGAVKVDGPLAQLPGGDLKIAVGAEYRRETYMQRGQSGGVGFPEDLARNVQSVYGELFIPIIGYGNAGAFGQSLTLSLSGRYDHYSDFGSTTNPKIGLTWEPLDGVAFRGSYGHSFRAPGLRDLGSTVGSYYSAAALVDAFGARDPARGAAQVNTILLYGGNADIEPETARTWSAGVDLRPLFAPGLTASVTYYDIKYDDVIGAPSGLGSLLFSDPTFATRVIRDPGAAQVSDAITNTVPFYFTFDAVPQIGNILDLRQGNFGVRKTSGIDFDLRYRREVGFGTLFGGVAGNYILDYSNRLSPTSPESNSLEAGIPRATLRTTLGIAAGPVTFVNFVNHRSGVTASYATPTGSALYEAKGYTTVDLRLSLTLPQESFLEGTELGLQINDLFDVTPPYFPGTDGLGGAYNPIGRYAAVSLRTAF; via the coding sequence ATGTTGATCCTGCCCGTTACGGCCCATGCGCAGACAGACCCAGGCGGAGACCAGCTCGAAAGCACCGAGATCGAGGCCCCGGCCGCCGGTTCTGAAGACGTGATCGTCGTCACCGGAACGAGCATCCGCGGCGTGCCGCCGACCGGGTCCGACCTGATCACCGTCACGCGCGAAGATGTGAAGCAGATCGGCGCGGCGAGCACGCCCGAACTGCTGGCGACCGTGCCGCAGCTCAACAGCTTCAATACCGCGCCGCGCGTCAGCAATGGCGGAGTCGGTTCCTTCGCGCCTGGTCTGCGGGGCCTGCCCACAGCCGCTACCTTGCCACTGATGAACGGGCATCGCCTGATTTCCGGCAGCGTGCAGCAGACCAACCCCGATTATCCGCTGATCCCCGAACTGGCGGTCGAGCGGGTCGAAATCGTCGCCGACGGTGCCTCTGCCATCTATGGGTCCGAAGCGGTCGCGGGCGTGATCAACTTCATCACCCGCAAGCGCGTATCGGGGCTCGAGACCAATTTCCGTTACGGTTTCGCGGATGACTACGATGCCTTGAACGCAGGCGCGATCTTCGGTCAAGACTGGGGAACGGGCTCGGTCGTGCTCGCCTATCAGTACCCGCAGAACAGCAACATTACCGGCGCCGATCGCGACTATCGCTCACTCGATTTCCGCAGTGAGGGTGGCATCGATACACGCTCGACGGTGTGTCCCGATGCCAACGTCAACCTGTTCGCAGGCACGATCTACGCTGCGCCGAGCCTCGAGCCGGGTGTCAACACCTGCGATGCGCGCGGCCCCGTCGACCTTCTGCCAGAGAGCCGAGCGCATAGCGGCCTGATCTCGGTGCGGCAGGACCTGTCGGATCGCATCACGGTATGGGGGGATGTGCTCTACTCGGACCGCAAGGATACGGTCCAGGCGGCGCTGCCCGGGCAGACCTTCGTCCTCATCACCGCCGCCAACCCTTACTTCCGCGCGCCTCCGGGCACGGGTTCGGTGTTTGGCTACTTCGATTTCCGGCCCGACAGGCTGGTCGGCGACGACCACTTCGACCAGACCTATCGCGTGCGTACCGGCAACGCGACCGTCGGGGTCGACATCGACCTGCCGGGCGACTTCCAGGCGAGTGTGTACGGAACCTACAACTGGTCGCGGAACGATACGCTTCAGCCTGGCATCGATACGACTGCACTGACCGCTGCCGCTGCAGGAACGACGCCGTCGACCGCGCTCGACCCGTTCGGCTACGAGACCGATCCGGCGGTGGTCGCCGCAATCCTCGACAATCCCACCAACTTCACCAATCGCCAGCGCACACGGATCGGCGCGGTGAAGGTGGATGGTCCGCTCGCGCAGCTTCCAGGTGGCGACCTCAAGATCGCGGTAGGTGCCGAATATCGGCGTGAAACCTATATGCAACGCGGTCAGAGCGGCGGCGTCGGCTTCCCGGAAGATCTCGCCCGCAATGTCCAGTCGGTTTACGGCGAGCTTTTCATTCCGATCATCGGGTACGGCAACGCGGGAGCGTTCGGGCAGAGCCTCACGCTCTCGCTGTCGGGCCGATATGATCATTACAGTGATTTCGGGTCGACCACCAATCCGAAGATAGGCCTCACCTGGGAGCCGCTCGACGGGGTGGCCTTCCGCGGCAGTTACGGTCATTCGTTCCGCGCGCCAGGGCTGCGCGATCTGGGGTCGACCGTTGGCTCCTATTATTCGGCAGCCGCGCTGGTCGATGCCTTTGGCGCCCGCGATCCGGCGCGCGGGGCTGCGCAGGTGAACACGATCCTGCTGTATGGCGGCAATGCGGATATTGAGCCGGAAACCGCGCGTACCTGGTCCGCCGGCGTCGATCTGCGTCCGCTGTTCGCCCCGGGCCTCACCGCGAGCGTGACCTATTACGACATCAAGTACGACGACGTGATCGGCGCGCCTTCCGGCCTTGGATCGCTGCTGTTCAGCGATCCCACTTTCGCCACGCGGGTCATACGCGATCCCGGTGCCGCGCAGGTCAGCGACGCGATCACAAACACCGTGCCGTTCTACTTCACTTTCGACGCCGTCCCTCAGATCGGCAATATCCTCGACCTGCGGCAGGGCAATTTCGGGGTCCGCAAGACCAGCGGCATCGACTTCGATCTGCGCTACCGGCGCGAGGTCGGTTTCGGCACGCTGTTCGGCGGGGTCGCGGGCAATTACATCCTCGACTATTCGAACCGCCTGTCGCCTACTTCGCCGGAGAGTAATTCGCTCGAGGCCGGGATCCCGCGCGCGACCCTGCGTACTACGCTGGGCATCGCCGCCGGCCCGGTGACCTTCGTCAACTTCGTCAATCATCGTTCGGGCGTCACGGCATCCTACGCTACGCCGACCGGCTCGGCGCTTTACGAAGCGAAGGGATATACGACGGTCGATCTGCGCCTCTCGCTGACGCTGCCGCAAGAGAGTTTCCTCGAAGGCACCGAGCTCGGCTTGCAGATCAACGATCTGTTCGATGTGACGCCACCCTATTTCCCCGGCACCGACGGGCTCGGGGGCGCTTACAACCCCATCGGTCGCTACGCGGCAGTCAGCCTGCGCACGGCATTTTAG